In one Streptomyces sp. NBC_01241 genomic region, the following are encoded:
- a CDS encoding sacsin N-terminal ATP-binding-like domain-containing protein, with protein sequence MNATEGADPFGTVRMRRGVLDAWGAGPARFREDANAEEDLALGGYRDRLVVELAQNAADAAARARVPGRLRLTLHAATADAPAVLAAANTGAPIDATGVESLSTLRASAKREGHEGAVGRFGVGFAAVLAVSDEPALVGRHGGVRWSLAEARDLAARAAVASPGLGDELRRRDGHVPLLRLPLPAEGTAPDGYDTVVVLPLRDGGAEDLVVRLLDAVDDALLLTLRGLDEIVIETPDTVRTLRRSQHGPYTHVEDSAHGTHRWRTVTHHGPVEAALLADRPREERLRPHWSVTWAVPVDAEGAPVRPRTAPVVHAPTPTDEPLGIPALLIASLPLDTARRHPAPGPLTDFLVQRAADAYAELLAGWQPVAVDTIDLVPGPLGKGELDGALRGAILARLPRVAFLAPAAPRDATAEVDRWDTWDAQPDGIREAVTTALRPIEAEVLEGVGAETVRVLSEVLPCLLPAGLERRSELRTLGIARVPLTEAIDRLAGLERDPGWWRRLYDSLSGVDPDRLSGLPVPLAGKPETPESQAPAAPRTTIGPRQVLLPLPGALTGPVLGRLARLGLKVAHPDAAHPLLEKLGALPATPRAVLSTPQVRAAVAGSLDAGEIWDEDALDVDELAETVLTLVRDADLAPGDEPWLGALALPDEDGEPAPAGELVLPKSPFAAIMREGELALCEQELAERWGEQPLTACGVLATFALVRATDVVLDPDELEPREGDFAEPDDAGLLDAVDVWCEDVLDQLPDTTVPPVATELVAVRDLDLVDDDAWPQALALLARPPLRDALTQPVRVLLPDGTTRSVRPYTAWWLRDHPVIDGRRPAGLRAASGDPRLAGLYESVDATGFDDAQVLRALGVRTSVAALLDEPGGAAELLGRLADEDREVGPVQLHALYTALAELDPEQVTLPDALRAVVDGEVRVVDAADAVIADAPDLLPLTTGLPLLPVAPARAADLAELLQVRRLGETVAAEVTTEGEEHHVPDAVRVLLGARTPDTYVEHGELRAGGVELDWRRTPDGAVHAATLEGVAAGLAWAAGQWPRRFEVAALLEDPSRTEELARDRWFD encoded by the coding sequence ATGAATGCGACCGAGGGGGCCGATCCGTTCGGGACCGTACGGATGCGACGCGGTGTGCTCGACGCCTGGGGCGCCGGCCCCGCCAGATTCCGCGAGGACGCCAACGCCGAGGAGGACCTCGCGCTCGGCGGCTATCGCGACCGCCTCGTCGTCGAGCTGGCCCAGAACGCCGCCGACGCCGCCGCCCGCGCCCGGGTCCCCGGGCGGCTCCGCCTCACCCTGCACGCGGCGACCGCGGACGCCCCTGCCGTACTCGCCGCCGCCAACACCGGCGCCCCCATCGATGCCACCGGCGTGGAATCGCTCTCCACCCTGCGCGCCTCCGCCAAGCGCGAGGGCCACGAGGGAGCCGTCGGCAGGTTCGGCGTCGGGTTCGCCGCCGTGCTCGCGGTGAGCGACGAGCCCGCCCTCGTCGGCCGGCACGGCGGCGTCCGCTGGTCCCTCGCCGAGGCCCGCGACCTCGCCGCCCGCGCGGCCGTCGCCAGTCCCGGCCTCGGCGACGAGCTCCGCCGCCGCGACGGCCACGTACCGCTGCTGCGGCTCCCGCTGCCCGCCGAGGGCACCGCACCCGACGGGTACGACACCGTCGTCGTCCTCCCGCTGCGCGACGGTGGCGCCGAGGACCTCGTGGTCCGGCTGCTCGACGCGGTCGACGACGCCCTCCTGCTCACCCTGCGCGGGCTCGACGAGATCGTGATCGAAACCCCGGACACCGTGCGGACGTTGCGCCGCTCGCAGCACGGCCCGTACACCCACGTCGAGGACTCCGCGCACGGTACGCACCGCTGGCGCACCGTCACCCACCACGGCCCCGTCGAGGCAGCGCTGCTCGCCGACCGGCCCCGCGAGGAACGGCTGCGCCCGCACTGGTCGGTCACCTGGGCCGTCCCCGTGGACGCGGAAGGCGCCCCCGTACGCCCCCGCACCGCCCCCGTCGTCCACGCGCCGACCCCCACCGACGAACCCCTCGGCATTCCCGCGCTGCTCATCGCGTCGCTGCCGCTCGACACCGCCCGCCGCCACCCCGCGCCCGGCCCGCTCACCGACTTCCTGGTGCAGCGCGCGGCCGACGCGTACGCCGAACTGCTCGCCGGCTGGCAGCCGGTGGCGGTCGACACCATCGACCTCGTCCCCGGACCGCTCGGCAAGGGCGAACTGGACGGCGCCCTGCGCGGCGCGATCCTGGCGCGGCTGCCGCGCGTCGCGTTCCTGGCGCCCGCCGCCCCGCGCGACGCCACGGCCGAAGTGGACCGGTGGGACACCTGGGACGCGCAGCCGGACGGCATCCGCGAGGCGGTCACCACCGCGCTGCGCCCCATCGAGGCCGAGGTGCTGGAGGGCGTCGGCGCCGAGACCGTGCGGGTGCTCTCCGAGGTCCTGCCCTGCCTGCTGCCCGCCGGACTGGAGCGCCGCAGCGAACTGCGCACCCTCGGCATCGCCCGCGTCCCGCTGACCGAGGCGATCGACCGGCTCGCCGGGCTCGAACGCGACCCCGGCTGGTGGCGGCGGCTGTACGACAGCCTGTCCGGCGTCGACCCGGACCGTCTCTCCGGTCTGCCCGTCCCGCTGGCCGGGAAGCCGGAGACACCGGAATCGCAGGCCCCGGCCGCGCCCCGCACCACCATCGGCCCCCGCCAGGTCCTCCTCCCGCTCCCCGGCGCGCTCACCGGACCCGTCCTCGGCCGGCTCGCCCGGCTCGGGCTGAAGGTCGCGCACCCGGACGCCGCCCATCCGCTGCTGGAGAAGCTGGGCGCCCTGCCCGCCACGCCCCGCGCCGTGCTGTCGACCCCTCAGGTGCGGGCCGCCGTCGCCGGATCGCTGGACGCGGGCGAGATCTGGGACGAGGACGCGCTGGACGTCGACGAGCTCGCCGAGACCGTCCTCACCCTCGTACGGGACGCCGACCTGGCCCCCGGCGACGAGCCCTGGCTCGGTGCGCTCGCCCTCCCCGACGAGGACGGCGAACCGGCCCCCGCCGGTGAACTCGTGCTGCCCAAAAGTCCGTTCGCGGCCATCATGCGGGAAGGCGAACTCGCTCTCTGCGAGCAGGAGTTGGCCGAACGCTGGGGCGAACAGCCGCTCACCGCCTGCGGCGTGCTCGCCACCTTCGCCCTCGTGAGGGCCACCGATGTCGTTCTGGACCCGGACGAACTGGAGCCCCGTGAGGGCGACTTCGCCGAGCCCGACGACGCCGGTCTGCTCGATGCCGTCGACGTGTGGTGCGAGGACGTCCTCGACCAGTTGCCGGACACAACCGTGCCGCCGGTCGCCACCGAACTCGTCGCCGTCCGCGACCTGGACCTCGTCGACGACGACGCCTGGCCGCAGGCGCTCGCCCTGCTCGCCCGGCCGCCGCTGCGCGACGCGCTGACCCAGCCCGTGCGGGTGCTGCTGCCCGACGGCACGACCCGGTCCGTCCGCCCGTACACGGCCTGGTGGCTGCGCGACCACCCCGTGATCGACGGCCGTCGCCCGGCCGGCCTGCGCGCGGCGTCCGGCGACCCGCGGCTGGCCGGACTGTACGAATCCGTCGACGCGACCGGCTTCGACGACGCCCAGGTGCTGCGCGCCCTCGGCGTACGGACCTCCGTGGCCGCCCTCCTCGACGAGCCCGGCGGCGCCGCCGAACTCCTCGGCCGGCTCGCGGACGAGGACCGCGAGGTCGGCCCCGTACAACTGCACGCCCTGTACACCGCGCTGGCCGAACTCGACCCCGAACAGGTCACGCTGCCCGACGCGTTGCGGGCCGTGGTCGACGGCGAGGTCCGGGTCGTCGACGCGGCGGACGCCGTGATCGCGGACGCCCCGGATCTGCTGCCGTTGACCACCGGGCTCCCGCTGCTCCCGGTCGCCCCGGCGCGCGCGGCCGATCTTGCCGAGCTGTTGCAGGTGCGGCGGCTCGGCGAGACCGTGGCGGCCGAGGTGACGACGGAGGGCGAGGAGCATCACGTACCGGATGCGGTACGGGTCCTGCTCGGCGCCCGGACTCCGGACACGTACGTCGAGCACGGTGAACTGCGCGCGGGCGGCGTCGAGCTGGACTGGCGCCGCACCCCCGACGGGGCCGTGCACGCCGCCACGCTGGAAGGCGTCGCGGCGGGCCTGGCCTGGGCGGCGGGGCAGTGGCCGCGCCGCTTCGAGGTCGCGGCGCTGCTGGAGGACCCGTCCCGTACGGAGGAACTGGCCCGGGACCGCTGGTTCGACTGA
- a CDS encoding DUF2771 domain-containing protein: MTVAFFSGKGRRIGVALGAVSAGLLVLSACDKPTPLATVTVGGNVVTSEAACYNDGKPLKSSEYESCLNKKAEKSVEVAMDDKVRFGVDPEIADNGWTLFINGQQAEQEPYKKTYRSIPGSAFFSSQTGETSNKTQVSIVETKGKKLTGVWHFELKKTS; encoded by the coding sequence ATGACCGTTGCGTTCTTCTCCGGTAAGGGCCGTCGAATCGGCGTCGCTCTTGGTGCCGTGTCCGCGGGACTCCTTGTCCTCTCCGCCTGCGACAAGCCGACGCCGCTCGCGACCGTAACGGTCGGCGGCAACGTGGTGACGTCCGAGGCGGCCTGCTACAACGACGGCAAGCCCCTCAAGTCCTCCGAATACGAGAGCTGCCTCAACAAGAAGGCGGAGAAGTCCGTCGAGGTCGCCATGGACGACAAGGTCCGCTTCGGCGTCGACCCGGAGATCGCGGACAACGGCTGGACGCTGTTCATCAACGGCCAGCAGGCCGAGCAGGAGCCGTACAAGAAGACCTACCGGTCCATCCCGGGCAGCGCCTTCTTCTCCAGCCAGACCGGCGAGACGTCGAACAAGACGCAGGTCAGCATCGTCGAGACCAAGGGCAAGAAGCTCACGGGCGTCTGGCACTTCGAGCTGAAGAAGACCAGCTGA
- a CDS encoding MFS transporter, with product MTSARSHRDSGPLRRTGRAIGHALHTPFTGTAKGIRKATHAHGAGESGLGKLIELHAVNGAGDVMITVALASTVFFSVPTDEARGRVALYLAITMAPFTLLAPVIGPLLDHLPHGRRAAMAAAMLTRAVLALTMSGAVATGGLELYPAALGVLVCSKAYGVVRSAVVPRLLPPRFSLVKANSRVTLAGLLATGVAAPIGAGLHTIGSPWPLYGACVIFIGGTVLAFTLPHTVDSAKGERKARLVPTYGAAAPRPGTKRNGRTRGREKNGEKRPGLRSVGPSVLNGLQANTAHRALSGFLIFFLAFLLREQPLAGQSAAVSLGIVGVAAGAGNALGTAFGAWLRARGPEVIVASVLTLALGAAVLAALFFSTVMVAALSATAGFTQALSKLSLDAMIQRDVPEEVRTSAFARSETVLQMAWVVGGGIGIVLPLNGVLGMSVASGILALGAATSVRGLLVGARRGSPHPRVA from the coding sequence GTGACTTCCGCCAGGTCGCACAGGGATTCCGGCCCGCTCCGCAGGACGGGCCGGGCGATCGGTCATGCCCTCCACACCCCGTTCACCGGCACCGCGAAAGGCATCCGGAAAGCGACGCACGCCCATGGCGCCGGGGAGTCCGGGCTCGGCAAGCTGATCGAACTGCACGCCGTGAACGGCGCGGGCGATGTGATGATCACGGTCGCGCTCGCGTCGACGGTGTTCTTCTCCGTGCCGACGGACGAGGCCCGGGGCCGCGTCGCCCTCTACCTCGCCATCACCATGGCGCCCTTCACCCTCCTCGCGCCCGTGATCGGCCCGCTCCTGGACCATCTGCCGCACGGCCGCCGCGCCGCGATGGCCGCTGCGATGCTGACCCGTGCGGTGCTCGCGCTCACCATGTCGGGCGCGGTCGCCACCGGCGGCCTGGAGCTGTATCCGGCCGCGCTGGGCGTCCTGGTCTGCTCGAAGGCGTACGGGGTGGTCCGCAGCGCCGTCGTGCCGCGCCTGCTGCCACCGCGCTTCTCGCTGGTGAAGGCGAATTCCCGGGTCACCCTGGCCGGTCTCCTGGCGACCGGCGTCGCCGCCCCGATCGGCGCGGGGCTGCACACGATCGGGTCCCCCTGGCCGCTGTACGGAGCGTGCGTGATCTTCATCGGGGGTACTGTCCTCGCTTTCACGCTGCCGCACACGGTCGACTCCGCGAAGGGCGAGCGCAAGGCCCGGCTGGTGCCGACGTACGGCGCGGCGGCCCCCCGGCCCGGTACGAAGCGGAACGGGAGGACGAGGGGCCGGGAGAAGAACGGCGAGAAACGGCCCGGGCTGCGGTCCGTCGGACCGTCCGTGCTGAACGGCCTCCAGGCCAACACCGCGCACCGCGCGCTCTCCGGATTCCTCATCTTCTTCCTGGCGTTCCTGCTGCGCGAGCAGCCGCTCGCCGGGCAGAGCGCCGCCGTCTCGCTCGGCATCGTCGGTGTGGCGGCCGGTGCGGGAAACGCGCTCGGCACGGCGTTCGGCGCCTGGCTGAGGGCCCGCGGCCCCGAGGTGATCGTCGCCTCCGTGCTGACCCTGGCGCTGGGGGCCGCCGTGCTCGCCGCGCTCTTCTTCAGCACCGTCATGGTCGCCGCGCTCAGCGCGACGGCGGGCTTCACCCAGGCCCTGTCGAAGCTCTCGCTGGACGCGATGATCCAGCGCGACGTGCCCGAGGAGGTACGGACCTCCGCGTTCGCCCGGTCGGAGACCGTGCTCCAGATGGCGTGGGTGGTCGGCGGCGGCATCGGCATCGTCCTCCCCCTCAACGGCGTACTGGGCATGTCGGTCGCCTCGGGCATCCTCGCCCTGGGTGCGGCCACGTCCGTACGGGGGCTGCTGGTCGGCGCGCGGCGCGGCTCGCCGCACCCCCGCGTGGCGTGA
- a CDS encoding 1,4-dihydroxy-6-naphthoate synthase has protein sequence MTETTRDRLDIAFSPCPNDTFVFDAWAHGRVPGAPALDVTFADIDITNGMAERGELDVLKVSYAVLPWVLHEYALLPCGGALGRGCGPLVLTKEPGTDLTGRTVAVPSERSTAYLLFRLWAAEVVPGGVGEIVVLPFDEIMPAVRDGKVDAGLVIHEARFTYQNYGLHNLADMGRHWEDTTGLPIPLGAIIAKRSLGADTLKLLADSVRTSVRMAWDDPEASRPYVLEHAQEMDPAVADQHIGLYVNEFTADLGEDGYAAIRGLLTRAAAEGLVPPLGPDALSFV, from the coding sequence ATGACCGAAACCACGCGTGACCGGCTGGACATCGCCTTCTCGCCGTGCCCGAACGACACGTTCGTCTTCGACGCCTGGGCGCACGGACGGGTCCCCGGCGCGCCCGCTCTCGATGTCACCTTCGCCGACATCGACATCACCAACGGCATGGCCGAGCGCGGCGAGCTCGACGTCCTCAAGGTCTCGTACGCGGTACTGCCCTGGGTCCTTCACGAGTACGCGCTGCTGCCGTGCGGCGGGGCGCTGGGGCGGGGCTGCGGGCCGCTCGTCCTCACGAAGGAGCCGGGCACGGACCTGACGGGCCGGACCGTCGCCGTGCCGAGCGAGCGCTCCACCGCGTATCTGCTGTTCCGGCTCTGGGCGGCCGAGGTGGTGCCGGGCGGGGTCGGCGAGATCGTCGTCCTGCCGTTCGACGAGATCATGCCCGCCGTGCGCGACGGGAAGGTGGACGCCGGTCTCGTCATCCACGAGGCGCGTTTCACGTACCAGAACTACGGGCTGCACAACCTCGCCGACATGGGCCGGCACTGGGAGGACACGACCGGGCTGCCGATCCCGCTCGGCGCGATCATCGCCAAGCGGTCGCTGGGCGCGGACACGCTGAAGCTGCTCGCCGATTCGGTGCGCACCTCGGTACGGATGGCCTGGGACGACCCCGAGGCGTCCCGGCCCTACGTGCTGGAGCACGCCCAGGAGATGGACCCGGCCGTGGCGGACCAGCACATCGGGCTGTACGTCAACGAGTTCACGGCCGACCTCGGCGAGGACGGCTACGCGGCAATCCGCGGACTGCTGACGCGTGCCGCGGCCGAGGGGCTGGTACCGCCCCTCGGCCCGGATGCGCTGTCGTTCGTCTGA
- a CDS encoding calcium-binding protein has product MRIRATVAAVSGALALSALAVPAAHADDAANLPNIPTSAAEIFGIAPQGASKAARAAATSEPVISKVVVNGGKDIVLGTTASKTVSASITASHPSGISDAFVALWHGKDLSSPDTVDGAVVPNEDVVKCAKVNATTSTCKLTFTIDPRYDLYKNSLAGTWKVAVAVLSGDETSAAENQSYSTARVQRLSKLTVNAAPEPVKKGGTITVTGKLSRANWEDHKYHGYTAQPVKLQFRKKTSSTYTTIKTIKTNSTGNLKTTVKASVDGYWRYSFAGTSTTPAITTAGDFVDVK; this is encoded by the coding sequence ATGCGTATTCGTGCCACCGTGGCCGCCGTCTCCGGCGCCCTGGCCCTGTCCGCCCTGGCCGTCCCGGCCGCCCACGCGGATGACGCCGCGAACCTGCCGAACATCCCGACGTCGGCGGCCGAGATCTTCGGCATCGCCCCGCAGGGCGCGTCGAAGGCCGCCCGTGCGGCGGCCACGTCCGAGCCCGTCATCTCCAAGGTCGTCGTCAACGGCGGCAAGGACATCGTTCTGGGCACCACCGCCTCCAAGACGGTCTCCGCCTCGATCACCGCCTCGCACCCCTCCGGCATCTCCGACGCCTTCGTCGCCCTGTGGCACGGCAAGGACCTGTCCTCCCCGGACACCGTGGACGGGGCGGTCGTGCCGAACGAGGACGTGGTCAAGTGCGCCAAGGTCAACGCGACGACCTCCACGTGCAAGCTGACCTTCACGATCGACCCGCGCTACGACCTGTACAAGAACTCCCTGGCCGGTACCTGGAAGGTCGCCGTGGCCGTGCTCTCCGGCGATGAGACCAGCGCCGCCGAGAACCAGTCCTACAGCACCGCCCGTGTGCAGCGGCTGTCGAAGCTGACGGTGAACGCCGCTCCGGAGCCCGTGAAGAAGGGCGGGACGATCACCGTCACCGGCAAGCTGTCGCGGGCGAACTGGGAGGACCACAAGTACCACGGCTACACCGCCCAGCCGGTGAAGCTCCAGTTCCGCAAGAAGACCAGCTCCACGTACACCACGATCAAGACGATCAAGACGAACAGCACGGGCAACCTGAAGACGACCGTCAAGGCGTCGGTCGACGGCTACTGGCGTTACAGCTTCGCCGGTACGTCCACCACCCCGGCCATCACGACCGCGGGCGACTTCGTCGACGTGAAGTAG
- a CDS encoding cold-shock protein — MPTGKVKWFNSEKGFGFLSRDDGGDVFVHSSVLPDGVDELKPGQRVEFGVVAGQRGDQALSVAILDPTPSVAAAQRRKPDELASIVQDLTTLLENITPMLERGRYPDKAAGKKIGGLLRAVADQLDV, encoded by the coding sequence TTGCCGACTGGCAAGGTCAAGTGGTTCAACAGCGAGAAGGGCTTCGGCTTCCTCTCCCGCGATGACGGCGGCGACGTCTTCGTGCACTCCTCCGTGCTCCCCGACGGCGTCGACGAACTCAAGCCCGGTCAGCGGGTCGAGTTCGGCGTCGTCGCAGGTCAGCGCGGAGACCAGGCGCTGTCGGTGGCGATCCTGGACCCGACGCCCTCCGTCGCGGCGGCGCAGCGCCGCAAGCCGGACGAACTCGCGTCCATCGTGCAGGACCTGACCACCCTGCTGGAGAACATCACGCCGATGCTGGAGCGCGGCCGCTACCCCGACAAGGCGGCCGGCAAGAAGATCGGCGGCCTGCTGCGCGCGGTCGCCGACCAGCTCGACGTGTAG
- a CDS encoding futalosine hydrolase, giving the protein MRVLVVTAVPVERDAVTRAFGDGSAAPVREAGGAEIHRAGPFDVLAGGAGPAAAAAAAAFALATAPEPYGLVISAGIGGGFAPAAPLGSLVVASAIVAADLGADTPDGFLPVTALGFGRDRFTPPPALVREVAAATGGTTGEILTVCTVTGTAERTAALLTAHPAATAEAMEGFGVAEAAGRAGAAVLEIRAVSNAVGPRDRAAWRIGDALTALTGAFGKLIPVLEGWTPHDRNHA; this is encoded by the coding sequence GTGCGTGTGCTTGTCGTGACCGCTGTCCCGGTGGAACGGGACGCGGTCACGCGTGCGTTCGGGGACGGTTCCGCGGCGCCCGTGCGCGAGGCGGGGGGTGCGGAGATCCACCGCGCCGGGCCCTTCGACGTCCTCGCGGGCGGCGCGGGACCGGCCGCGGCCGCGGCCGCGGCCGCCTTCGCGCTGGCCACCGCGCCCGAGCCGTACGGTCTCGTCATCTCGGCCGGCATCGGCGGCGGGTTCGCCCCCGCCGCGCCGCTCGGCTCCCTCGTCGTCGCGAGCGCGATCGTCGCCGCCGATCTGGGCGCCGACACCCCCGACGGATTCCTGCCCGTCACCGCCCTGGGCTTCGGGCGCGACCGCTTCACGCCACCGCCCGCACTGGTACGGGAGGTGGCCGCGGCCACCGGTGGGACGACCGGGGAGATCCTCACCGTCTGCACCGTCACCGGCACCGCGGAGCGCACCGCCGCACTGCTCACCGCGCACCCCGCGGCCACCGCCGAGGCCATGGAGGGCTTCGGGGTCGCCGAGGCCGCCGGGCGGGCGGGCGCGGCGGTGCTGGAGATCCGCGCGGTCTCGAACGCCGTCGGCCCGCGCGACCGCGCCGCCTGGCGCATCGGCGACGCGCTGACCGCGCTCACCGGGGCGTTCGGGAAGCTCATACCCGTGCTGGAAGGCTGGACCCCCCATGACCGAAACCACGCGTGA
- a CDS encoding DUF3027 domain-containing protein: MSAATTRSRTARTPAPDRLCAEAVDLARAAAEEAAAPGVVGEHVGLVSEGDRVVTHFFECREPGYRGWRWAVTVARASRAKNVTLDETVLLPGSDALLAPEWVPWSERLRPGDMGPGDLLPTEADDLRLEPGYTGEDEPPPDSAVSEVSQEMADLVDAEDAELTTRPATTSRGSIAAVAEELGMRRARVLSRYGLHTAADRWDEEFGAKTPMAQAAPASCVTCAFLVPLAGSLKQAFGVCANEFGPADGHVVSLSYGCGGHSEAAVMPKPPKPTPHALDTMQVDEYPLRPARDSGSVPAEPDAPTEDLGHS, from the coding sequence GTGAGTGCTGCGACGACGCGAAGCCGTACGGCCCGTACCCCTGCCCCCGACCGTCTGTGCGCCGAGGCGGTAGACCTCGCGCGCGCGGCGGCCGAGGAAGCAGCCGCGCCGGGGGTCGTCGGTGAGCATGTGGGCCTGGTCTCCGAGGGTGACCGGGTCGTCACGCATTTCTTCGAGTGCCGGGAGCCCGGCTACCGGGGCTGGCGCTGGGCGGTGACCGTCGCCCGGGCGTCCCGCGCGAAGAACGTCACCCTCGACGAGACGGTTCTGCTGCCCGGCAGCGATGCGCTCCTCGCCCCCGAGTGGGTGCCGTGGAGCGAGCGCCTGCGCCCCGGCGACATGGGGCCCGGCGATCTGCTGCCCACCGAGGCGGACGACCTCCGCCTGGAGCCCGGCTACACCGGCGAGGACGAGCCGCCGCCGGACTCCGCGGTCTCCGAGGTTTCCCAGGAGATGGCCGACCTCGTCGACGCGGAGGACGCGGAGCTGACGACGCGCCCCGCGACGACCAGCCGGGGCTCGATCGCGGCGGTCGCCGAGGAGCTCGGCATGCGGCGGGCGCGGGTCCTGTCGCGGTACGGACTGCACACGGCGGCCGACCGGTGGGACGAGGAGTTCGGCGCGAAGACGCCGATGGCCCAGGCGGCGCCCGCGTCGTGTGTCACCTGCGCGTTCCTGGTGCCGTTGGCGGGTTCGCTGAAGCAGGCGTTCGGGGTCTGCGCGAACGAGTTCGGCCCGGCCGACGGACACGTGGTGTCGCTGTCGTACGGGTGCGGAGGGCATTCGGAGGCGGCGGTGATGCCGAAGCCGCCGAAGCCGACGCCGCACGCGCTGGACACGATGCAGGTGGACGAGTACCCGTTGCGGCCGGCGCGGGACTCCGGCTCGGTCCCGGCGGAGCCGGACGCTCCGACGGAGGATCTCGGCCACTCCTGA